A DNA window from Coffea arabica cultivar ET-39 chromosome 6c, Coffea Arabica ET-39 HiFi, whole genome shotgun sequence contains the following coding sequences:
- the LOC113692575 gene encoding CBL-interacting serine/threonine-protein kinase 21-like isoform X2, with amino-acid sequence MGFSDKIGKYQLSRTIGEGSFAKVKLAINTTTGQYVAIKIIDKQMVLKNNLMQQVSREIRTMKLLHHPNIVRIYEVLGTKTKIYIVMEYVSGGQLSDKLSYLKKLSEREARKYFQQLIDAVDHCHCRGVYHRDLKPENLLLDNKGNVKVSDFGLSALKQKPGSLLSTACGSPSYVAPELLTDNGYDGAAADVWSCGVILFELRAGYLPFDDSNLTNLYRKIYKAEFAFPERFTEGEKQLISRLLDPNPKTRITIAEIIDHHWFQMDYEPAEEIGQEEDFNVDDVHDAFTSLKETETEVSVPRASSFINAFQLIAMSNDLDLSRLFEEKGNEKEKKTIGSRHTVNATIEKIEAAAKDVHLAVEMMNHSKMKMHPRKMTRCSRSCLDLSAQVIEVAPQHCVVQVSKSTGELGLYKEFCKSLSSLLAEELDMPSEVTQHQVPAQDHLNTITEDPVSTTNSNGKQNFNHQLG; translated from the exons ATGGGATTCTCCGACAAGATTGGCAAGTATCAGCTTAGCAGAACAATTGGAGAAGGCTCCTTTGCCAAGGTGAAATTGGCCATAAACACAACCACTGGACAATATGTAGCAATCAAAATCATTGACAAGCAAATGGtcttgaaaaataacttgatgcAACAG gtGTCAAGAGAAATCAGGACGATGAAACTTCTACATCACCCCAATATAGTTAGAATTTACGAG GTACTAGGCACAAAAACCAAAATTTACATTGTTATGGAGTATGTGTCAGGGGGACAGCTTTCTGATAAGCTG TCTTATTTGAAGAAGTTAAGTGAAAGAGAAGCAAGAAAATACTTCCAGCAGCTAATTGATGCTGTAGATCATTGCCACTGTAGAGGGGTGTATCACAGAGATCTAAAG CCAGAAAACTTGCTTCTGGACAACAAAGGAAATGTGAAAGTGTCTGATTTTGGCCTTAGTGCACTAAAACAG AAACCAGGAAGCCTACTCTCTACTGCATGCGGATCTCCAAGCTATGTAGCACCAGAG CTTTTAACTGATAACGGCTATGATGGAGCAGCTGCAGACGTTTGGTCCTGTGGAGTAATACTTTTTGAACTGCGGGCTGGATATTTACCCTTTGACGACTCTAACCTGACAAACTTGTACAGAAAG ATATATAAAGCAGAATTTGCATTTCCAGAGCGGTTCACAGAAGGTGAAAAACAGCTCATTTCTAGATTGCTCGATCCAAACCCAAAAACT CGAATAACTATAGCAGAAATCATTGACCATCACTGGTTTCAGATGGACTATGAGCCAGCTGAGGAAATAGGGCAGGAAGAGGATTTCAATGTGGATGATGTTCATGATGCATTCACTTCACTCAAG GAAACTGAGACAGAAGTGAGTGTCCCCCGTGCCTCGAGTTTCATAAATGCTTTCCAGCTTATAGCAATGTCAAATGACCTAGATTTGtcaagactcttcgaagaaaaG GGAaatgaaaaggagaaaaaaacaaTAGGATCTAGACACACAGTCAATGCAACCATAGAGAAAATTGAGGCTGCTGCAAAGGATGTGCATCTGGCAGTTGAAATGATGAACCACTCGAAG ATGAAAATGCACCCGCGGAAGATGACTAGATGTTCAAGATCCTGTCTTGACCTATCAGCCCAG GTTATCGAGGTGGCCCCTCAACATTGTGTTGTACAAGTATCAAAATCAACAGGGGAGCTGGGATTGTACAAAGAG TTCTGCAAAAGTTTATCAAGTCTGCTGGCAGAAGAGCTAGACATGCCATCTGAAGTGACTCAGCATCAAGTGCCTGCTCAAGATCATCTTAACACGATTACTGAAGATCCTGTATCCACAACTAATTCAAATGGTAAACAGAACTTCAATCACCAGCTTGGTTGA
- the LOC113692575 gene encoding CBL-interacting serine/threonine-protein kinase 21-like isoform X1, with the protein MGFSDKIGKYQLSRTIGEGSFAKVKLAINTTTGQYVAIKIIDKQMVLKNNLMQQVSREIRTMKLLHHPNIVRIYEVLGTKTKIYIVMEYVSGGQLSDKLSYLKKLSEREARKYFQQLIDAVDHCHCRGVYHRDLKPENLLLDNKGNVKVSDFGLSALKQKPGSLLSTACGSPSYVAPELLTDNGYDGAAADVWSCGVILFELRAGYLPFDDSNLTNLYRKIYKAEFAFPERFTEGEKQLISRLLDPNPKTRITIAEIIDHHWFQMDYEPAEEIGQEEDFNVDDVHDAFTSLKETETEVSVPRASSFINAFQLIAMSNDLDLSRLFEEKGNEKEKKTIGSRHTVNATIEKIEAAAKDVHLAVEMMNHSKMKMHPRKMTRCSRSCLDLSAQVIEVAPQHCVVQVSKSTGELGLYKEVFCKSLSSLLAEELDMPSEVTQHQVPAQDHLNTITEDPVSTTNSNGKQNFNHQLG; encoded by the exons ATGGGATTCTCCGACAAGATTGGCAAGTATCAGCTTAGCAGAACAATTGGAGAAGGCTCCTTTGCCAAGGTGAAATTGGCCATAAACACAACCACTGGACAATATGTAGCAATCAAAATCATTGACAAGCAAATGGtcttgaaaaataacttgatgcAACAG gtGTCAAGAGAAATCAGGACGATGAAACTTCTACATCACCCCAATATAGTTAGAATTTACGAG GTACTAGGCACAAAAACCAAAATTTACATTGTTATGGAGTATGTGTCAGGGGGACAGCTTTCTGATAAGCTG TCTTATTTGAAGAAGTTAAGTGAAAGAGAAGCAAGAAAATACTTCCAGCAGCTAATTGATGCTGTAGATCATTGCCACTGTAGAGGGGTGTATCACAGAGATCTAAAG CCAGAAAACTTGCTTCTGGACAACAAAGGAAATGTGAAAGTGTCTGATTTTGGCCTTAGTGCACTAAAACAG AAACCAGGAAGCCTACTCTCTACTGCATGCGGATCTCCAAGCTATGTAGCACCAGAG CTTTTAACTGATAACGGCTATGATGGAGCAGCTGCAGACGTTTGGTCCTGTGGAGTAATACTTTTTGAACTGCGGGCTGGATATTTACCCTTTGACGACTCTAACCTGACAAACTTGTACAGAAAG ATATATAAAGCAGAATTTGCATTTCCAGAGCGGTTCACAGAAGGTGAAAAACAGCTCATTTCTAGATTGCTCGATCCAAACCCAAAAACT CGAATAACTATAGCAGAAATCATTGACCATCACTGGTTTCAGATGGACTATGAGCCAGCTGAGGAAATAGGGCAGGAAGAGGATTTCAATGTGGATGATGTTCATGATGCATTCACTTCACTCAAG GAAACTGAGACAGAAGTGAGTGTCCCCCGTGCCTCGAGTTTCATAAATGCTTTCCAGCTTATAGCAATGTCAAATGACCTAGATTTGtcaagactcttcgaagaaaaG GGAaatgaaaaggagaaaaaaacaaTAGGATCTAGACACACAGTCAATGCAACCATAGAGAAAATTGAGGCTGCTGCAAAGGATGTGCATCTGGCAGTTGAAATGATGAACCACTCGAAG ATGAAAATGCACCCGCGGAAGATGACTAGATGTTCAAGATCCTGTCTTGACCTATCAGCCCAG GTTATCGAGGTGGCCCCTCAACATTGTGTTGTACAAGTATCAAAATCAACAGGGGAGCTGGGATTGTACAAAGAGGTA TTCTGCAAAAGTTTATCAAGTCTGCTGGCAGAAGAGCTAGACATGCCATCTGAAGTGACTCAGCATCAAGTGCCTGCTCAAGATCATCTTAACACGATTACTGAAGATCCTGTATCCACAACTAATTCAAATGGTAAACAGAACTTCAATCACCAGCTTGGTTGA
- the LOC113692575 gene encoding CBL-interacting serine/threonine-protein kinase 21-like isoform X3, whose protein sequence is MGFSDKIGKYQLSRTIGEGSFAKVKLAINTTTGQYVAIKIIDKQMVLKNNLMQQVSREIRTMKLLHHPNIVRIYEVLGTKTKIYIVMEYVSGGQLSDKLSYLKKLSEREARKYFQQLIDAVDHCHCRGVYHRDLKPENLLLDNKGNVKVSDFGLSALKQKPGSLLSTACGSPSYVAPELLTDNGYDGAAADVWSCGVILFELRAGYLPFDDSNLTNLYRKIYKAEFAFPERFTEGEKQLISRLLDPNPKTMDYEPAEEIGQEEDFNVDDVHDAFTSLKETETEVSVPRASSFINAFQLIAMSNDLDLSRLFEEKGNEKEKKTIGSRHTVNATIEKIEAAAKDVHLAVEMMNHSKMKMHPRKMTRCSRSCLDLSAQVIEVAPQHCVVQVSKSTGELGLYKEVFCKSLSSLLAEELDMPSEVTQHQVPAQDHLNTITEDPVSTTNSNGKQNFNHQLG, encoded by the exons ATGGGATTCTCCGACAAGATTGGCAAGTATCAGCTTAGCAGAACAATTGGAGAAGGCTCCTTTGCCAAGGTGAAATTGGCCATAAACACAACCACTGGACAATATGTAGCAATCAAAATCATTGACAAGCAAATGGtcttgaaaaataacttgatgcAACAG gtGTCAAGAGAAATCAGGACGATGAAACTTCTACATCACCCCAATATAGTTAGAATTTACGAG GTACTAGGCACAAAAACCAAAATTTACATTGTTATGGAGTATGTGTCAGGGGGACAGCTTTCTGATAAGCTG TCTTATTTGAAGAAGTTAAGTGAAAGAGAAGCAAGAAAATACTTCCAGCAGCTAATTGATGCTGTAGATCATTGCCACTGTAGAGGGGTGTATCACAGAGATCTAAAG CCAGAAAACTTGCTTCTGGACAACAAAGGAAATGTGAAAGTGTCTGATTTTGGCCTTAGTGCACTAAAACAG AAACCAGGAAGCCTACTCTCTACTGCATGCGGATCTCCAAGCTATGTAGCACCAGAG CTTTTAACTGATAACGGCTATGATGGAGCAGCTGCAGACGTTTGGTCCTGTGGAGTAATACTTTTTGAACTGCGGGCTGGATATTTACCCTTTGACGACTCTAACCTGACAAACTTGTACAGAAAG ATATATAAAGCAGAATTTGCATTTCCAGAGCGGTTCACAGAAGGTGAAAAACAGCTCATTTCTAGATTGCTCGATCCAAACCCAAAAACT ATGGACTATGAGCCAGCTGAGGAAATAGGGCAGGAAGAGGATTTCAATGTGGATGATGTTCATGATGCATTCACTTCACTCAAG GAAACTGAGACAGAAGTGAGTGTCCCCCGTGCCTCGAGTTTCATAAATGCTTTCCAGCTTATAGCAATGTCAAATGACCTAGATTTGtcaagactcttcgaagaaaaG GGAaatgaaaaggagaaaaaaacaaTAGGATCTAGACACACAGTCAATGCAACCATAGAGAAAATTGAGGCTGCTGCAAAGGATGTGCATCTGGCAGTTGAAATGATGAACCACTCGAAG ATGAAAATGCACCCGCGGAAGATGACTAGATGTTCAAGATCCTGTCTTGACCTATCAGCCCAG GTTATCGAGGTGGCCCCTCAACATTGTGTTGTACAAGTATCAAAATCAACAGGGGAGCTGGGATTGTACAAAGAGGTA TTCTGCAAAAGTTTATCAAGTCTGCTGGCAGAAGAGCTAGACATGCCATCTGAAGTGACTCAGCATCAAGTGCCTGCTCAAGATCATCTTAACACGATTACTGAAGATCCTGTATCCACAACTAATTCAAATGGTAAACAGAACTTCAATCACCAGCTTGGTTGA
- the LOC113695827 gene encoding pathogenesis-related protein PR-1 — protein sequence MHFLESCSNCSVLKPEVPFHTDEMNPKYHPLLFILLTTLLCNVLSASSEASLPPQATRERPSDNETIYKISKKLCWNCLAESIEFLFSHNLVRAAKWELPLIWDSQLQQYANSWAGQRQADCALKHSFPEGDFKLGENIFWGGGSTWTPTDAVKAWADEEKYYNYQANSCADGQMCGHYTQIVWKTTRRIGCARAICESGDVFMTCNYYPPGNYIGERPY from the coding sequence ATGCACTTTCTTGAGTCCTGCTCTAATTGTTCTGTGCTCAAGCCTGAAGTTCCATTCCATACTGACGAAATGAATCCAAAATATCATCCTCTATTGTTCATTCTTCTCACAACTCTGCTTTGCAACGTCCTCTCAGCATCCTCAGAAGCCTCCCTCCCACCTCAAGCAACCAGGGAAAGGCCATCGGACAACGAAACAATCTACAAAATCTCCAAGAAACTGTGCTGGAACTGCCTAGCAGAATCCATAGAGTTCCTGTTTTCTCACAACTTAGTCAGAGCTGCAAAGTGGGAGCTGCCTCTCATATGGGATTCTCAGCTACAACAATATGCAAATTCGTGGGCGGGACAAAGGCAAGCGGATTGTGCGCTAAAGCATTCATTCCCAGAAGGCGATTTCAAGTTAGGAGAGAATATATTCTGGGGAGGCGGCTCAACATGGACTCCAACTGATGCAGTCAAAGCTTGGGCTGATGAAGAGAAGTATTACAATTACCAGGCTAATTCTTGCGCCGACGGACAGATGTGTGGGCATTATACTCAGATTGTGTGGAAAACCACGAGGAGAATTGGATGTGCTCGAGCTATTTGTGAAAGTGGGGATGTGTTTATGACTTGCAACTATTATCCACCCGGGAATTATATTGGTGAGCGGCCATATTAA
- the LOC113692573 gene encoding xylose isomerase → MKAWKILSLCLCLSLVLNVVIAVGPPTCPADVGSGCASDSDEWQGEFFPGIPKIKYEGPKSKNPLAYKWYNADEEILGKKMKDWMRFSVAFWHTFRGTGADPFGAPTKLWPWEDGTNSLAMAKRRMRANFEFLEKLGLDRWCFHDRDIAPDGKTIEETNANLDEVVALAKELQGTKIRPLWGTAQLFLHPRFMHGAATSSELGVYAYSAAQVKKAIEVTHYLGGENYVFWGGREGYQTLVNTDMERELNHLARFLEAAVAYKKKIGFNGTFLIEPKPQEPTKHQYDWDAATSANFLRKYGLIDEFKLNIECNHATLSGHSCHHELETARINGLLGNIDANSGDPQTGWDTDQFLMDIQEATLVMLSVIRNGGLAPGGFNFDAKLRRESTDVEDLFIGHIAGMDTLARGLRNAAKLIEDGSLDEIIRKRYQSFDTELGAQIEAGKADFELLEKKAKEWGEPKVPSAKQELAEMILQAAL, encoded by the exons ATGAAGGCCTGGAAAATCTTATCGCTGTGCCTTTGTTTGAGTTTAGTCTTGAACGTTGTG ATTGCTGTGGGCCCGCCAACTTGTCCTGCAGATGTTGGTAGTGGGTGTGCTAGTGATTCAGATGAATGGCAAGGAGAATTCTTTCCAGGCATTCCTAAGATTAAATATGAG GGTCCTAAGAGCAAGAACCCACTTGCATACAAATGGTACAATGCAGATGAGGAGATTCTTGGAAAAAAGATGAAG GATTGGATGAGATTCAGTGTTGCATTTTGGCATACATTTCGTGGGACTGGAGCTGACCCATTTGGTGCACCTACAAAACTTTGGCCGTGGGAGGACGGTACCAATTCCTTGGCCATGGCTAAGAGAAGAA TGAGAGCAAACTTTGAGTTCTTGGAAAAGCTTGGACTTGATCGATGGTGTTTTCATGATAGGGACATTGCTCCGGATGGTAAAACAATTGAG GAAACCAATGCCAACTTGGATGAAGTGGTAGCTCTTGCAAAAGAGCTTCAG GGGACGAAGATTCGTCCTTTGTGGGGCACAGCCCAGTTGTTTCTGCATCCTCGCTTCATGCATGGTGCTGCTACCAG CTCTGAATTAGGTGTATATGCCTATTCTGCAGCACAAGTTAAGAAAGCCATCGAG GTCACTCATTATCTTGGTGGGGAAAATTATGTTTTCTGGGGTGGTAGAGAGGGCTATCAAACCCTTGTGAACACTGATATGGAAAGAGAGCTGAATCATTTG GCAAGGTTTCTTGAAGCTGCTGTTGCCTACAAGAAGAAGATTGGTTTCAATG GGACCTTTCTCATTGAGCCTAAGCCTCAAGAGCCTACAAAACACCA GTACGATTGGGATGCTGCAACATCAGCTAATTTCTTGCGCAAATATGGCCTCATAG ATGAATTCAAACTGAATATTGAATGCAACCATGCCACATTATCTGGTCACAG CTGTCATCATGAACTTGAAACTGCTAGAATAAATGGTTTGCTGGGAAATATTGATGCAAACAGTGGTGACCCTCAAACTG GTTGGGACACAGATCAATTTCTAATGGATATCCAGGAAGCAACCTTGGTTATGCTCAGTGTTATTAGAAAT GGAGGATTAGCACCAGGAGGGTTCAATTTTGATGCCAAATT GCGAAGGGAGAGCACAGATGTTGAGGATTTGTTCATTGGCCACATTGCTGGAATGGATACTCTTGCACGTGGTCTTCGAAATGCTGCAAAGCTGATTGAG GATGGCTCTTTGGATGAAATTATTCGCAAGAGATATCAAAGTTTTGATACAGAACTGGGAGCCCAGATCGAG GCCGGGAAGGCGGATTTCGAACTGCTTGAGAAGAAAGCCAAGGAGTGGGGAGAACCCAAAGTTCCTTCTGCCAAGCAG GAACTTGCGGAGATGATTCTCCAGGCTGCATTATAG
- the LOC113692939 gene encoding uncharacterized protein, translated as MITVAKLPLHPPSQISRTLCTPRFSAKAVLSFNLGIRSTKPRKKGGFLRLIWADYESGTSGGMELLRKLTRGCFPDSPKKGQKVEVESDNGGEDFFDAATAESKVRPQHLVIMVNGLAGSAADWRYAAEQFVKRVPDKIIVHRSECNTSKLTFDGVDLMGERLAEEVVNVVKNWPGLHKISFVAHSLGGLIARYAIGRLFELSARIGNADQNEPSSVLEANNSAKLHELCYEARIAGLEPVNFITFATPHLGSRGHKQLPLLCGLPFLERSASQTAHWIAGRSGKHLFLTDNDNGMPPLLLRMVEDSDDLKFMSALQAFKRRVAYANANYDHIVGWRTSSIRRQDELPKAKLLLKNEKYPHIVHVDQGSMEANNSRSLSMVGTEVIDLEEEMIRGLTQVPWERIDVSFQKSTQRYVAHNTIQVNRYWLNSDGADVVQHMIDNFIV; from the exons ATGATCACCGTAGCAAAACTACCCCTTCACCCCCCAAGCCAAATCTCAAGAACCCTTTGCACCCCAAGATTTTCTGCCAAAGCTGTGCTGAGTTTCAACTTGGGAATTAGATCAACAAAACCCAGAAAAAAAGGAGGCTTCCTTAGGCTGATTTGGGCAGATTATGAGAGTGGTACTTCGGGTGGGATGGAACTCTTGAGGAAATTAACAAGAGGTTGCTTTCCTGATAGTCCAAAGAAGGGACAGAAGGTGGAAGTTGAATCAGATAATGGTGGCGAGGATTTTTTTGATGCTGCAACTGCTGAATCCAAGGTGCGGCCTCAACACCTTGTCATAATGGTCAATGGCCTTGCTGGAAG TGCTGCAGATTGGAGATATGCTGCTGAACAGTTTGTGAAAAGAGTTCCTGACAAAATTATTGTTCATC GTAGTGAATGCAATACTTCAAAGCTGACTTTTGATGGTGTTGATTTGATGGGGGAGAGATTAGCTGAAGAG GTGGTCAATGTTGTAAAAAATTGGCCTGGCTTACACAAGATCTCTTTTGTTGCCCACTCATTGGGTGGCCTTATTGCTAGATATGCCATTGGAAGATTATTTGAACTTTCTGCTAGGATTGGAAATGCTGACCAAAATGAGCCCTCTTCAGTATTGGAAGCAAATAATTCTGCAAAACTCCATGAACTATGTTATGAAGCAAGGATTGCTGGACTGGAGCCTGTAAATTTTATAACATTTGCAACTCCGCATTTGGGTTCCAGAGGACATAAGCAG CTCCCACTACTTTGCGGTCTTCCTTTCTTAGAGAGAAGTGCATCTCAAACTGCACACTGGATTGCAGGGAGATCTGGTAAGCATTTGTTCCTAACTGATAACGACAATGGAATGCCTCCTCTCCTCCTTCGGATGGTTGAAGACTCGGATGACCTCAAATTCAT GTCAGCTTTGCAAGCTTTCAAGCGTCGTGTGGCATACGCAAATGCAAACTATGATC ATATTGTTGGCTGGAGAACATCATCAATCAGACGCCAGGATGAACTTCCAAAG GCTAAACTTCTTCTGAAAAATGAGAAGTACCCTCACATTGTTCACGTTGATCAAGGAAGCATGGAAGCCAATAATAGCAGATCATTGTCCATGGTCGGAACAGAAGTAATTGATTTGGAAG AGGAGATGATTAGAGGCCTCACTCAAGTACCTTGGGAACGTATTGATGTTAGCTTTCAGAAAAGCACACAGCGATATGTTGCACACAATACCATTCAG GTCAACCGGTATTGGTTGAACTCGGATGGGGCTGATGTGGTTCAGCATATGATAGATAACTTCATTGTCTAA